The Triticum aestivum cultivar Chinese Spring chromosome 4B, IWGSC CS RefSeq v2.1, whole genome shotgun sequence sequence CCAAGCTGCTCAACCGCGCTGCGAGACTAGTCCTCATCTCCTCCGTTTTGGATTCCCTTGCGACATACTTCCTGTCCTTCTTCAAGTTGCCAAAAAAGACTTTAAAAATCCTAGATGCGATTAGACGGGCTTTCTTCTGGGCTGCCGAGGAGACGTGCACAGGGTCAAAATGTTTGATTTCTTGGGAAAATGTTTGTAAACCGAAAAAATTTGGTGGTCTAGGCATCAAAAACTTAGCGGCTCAGAATAACTGTCTACTTATGAAGTTTGCCTACAAATACCTGTCGGCTGCCTCTGACCACGCCAATGATCTGCGCCACCCTGTGTACGAAGACTTGCCACCCACCATCCTTCAGTACGTCGACGACACGCTGATCATCGCCCATGCATCAACCATAGCTGCCCAAAAACTTAAGCAGATCTTAGATGACTTTGGCCTTGCTACGGGGATGTGCATCAACTTCTCTAAAACCACCTTCGTTCCCTTACATGTCGACTCGCCGTGTGCCGCAGCAATCTCTCATGTCTTTGGATGCGCCATCTCCGGCTTCCCTCAACCATACCTTGGGCTGCCTCTCTCCCCCTAAAAGCTCCCACCATCCGCTTTCCAACCACTTGTTACTTCCTATAGATCACTGCTTCCAGGCCGGTGTGCCAAGCTGCTCAACCGCGCTGCGAGACTAGTCCTCATCTCCTCCGTTTTGGATTCCCTTGCGACATACTTCCTGTCCGTCTTCAAGTTGCCAAAAAAGACTTTAAAAATCCTAGATGCGATTAGACGGGCTTTCTTCTGGGCTGCCGAGGAGACGTGCACAGGGTCAAAATGTTTGATTGCTTGGGAAAATGTTTGTAAACCGAAAAAATTTGGTGGTCTAGGCATCAAAAACTTAGCGGCTCAGAATAACTGTCTACTTATCAAGTTTGCCTACAAATACCTGTCGGCTGCCTCTGACCACGCCAATGATCTGCGCCACCCTGTGTACGAAGACTTGCCACCCACCATCCTTCAGTACGCCGACGACACGCTGATCATCGCCCATGCATCAACCATAGCTGCCCAAAAACTTAAGCAGATCTTAGATGACTTTGGCCTTGCTACGGGGCTGTGCATCAACTTCTCTAAAACCACCTTCGTTCCCTTACATGTCGACTCGCCGTGTGCCGCAGCAATCTCTCATGTCTTTGGATGCGCCATCTCCGGCTTCCCTCAACCATACCTTGGGCTGCCTCTCTCCCCCTACAAGCTCCTACCATCCGCTTTCCAACCACTTGTTACTTCCTATAGATCACTGCTTCCAGGCTGGTGTGCCACGCTGCGAGACTAGTCCTCATCTCCTCCGTTTTGGATTCCCTTGCGACATACTTCCTGTCCGTCTTCAAGTTGCCAAAAAAGACTTCAAAAATCCTAGATGTGATTAGACGGGCTTTCTTCTGGGCTGCCGAGGAGACGTGCACAGGGTCAAAATGTTTGATTGCTTGGGAAAATGTTTGTAAACCGAAAAAATTTGGTGCTCTAGGCATCAAAAACTTAGCGGCTCAGAATAACTGTCTACTTATGAAGTTTGCCTACAAATACCTGTCGGCTGCCTCTGACCACGCCAATGATCTGCGCCACCCTGTGTACGAAGACTTGCCACCCACCATCCTTCAGTACGCCGACGACACGCTGATCATCGCCCATGCATCAACCATAGCTGCCCAAAAACTTAAGCAGATCTTAGATGACTTTGGCCTTGCTACGGGATATTAAGCTGATCAGTTCTCGCCTAGGGCGGCCTACAAGATCTTGTTGCATGAAGAAGTAGAGGATGATCACGCTGACCTAATTTGGAGGTTTCGGGCTCCTCATAAAATCAAGCTCTTCGCTTGGCTGCTGTTTCGTGGCCGGCTCAACACCAAGGCTAATCTGGCGCATAAACACATGTCTGATTCGGCAGCTTGCCCAAGATGTGATGCCTCCTCTGAAGACACATCCCACCTGTTCATATCCTGCCCGCGCGCGGCAGGAATCTGGGCCAGACTTGGGCTCTCGCCCACGCCAAGATTCCAGGACCTTTGGCTGGTCCCCCGTCCTGACCAGCTTGACGATCGCGTTTGGCCTGAAATGCTCATGATCATCCTATGGAGGATTTGGGACTCTAGGAATGCTGCTGTCTTCCGCTCGCTGGATCACACACCTGAAACCACCATTCGAAATATTGTAACAGACTTAGAACTATTCTCTCATCGCTTTCGAGACCCAGTTGATAAGGTAGTTGCCACATGCTGGCTTGGCTACCTTGCCACACGGCTAGCCGTGTCCTTGTAATCTGTTAACTGCCAGGCCCGTCTTGGCCActtgagcaatatattcaggtggggatccTCCCNNNNNNNNNNNNNNNNNNNNNNNNNNNNNNNNNNNNNNNNNNNNNNNNNNNNNNNNNNNNNNNNNNNNNNNNNNNNNNNNNNNNNNNNNNNNNNNNNNNNNNNNNNNNNNNNNNNNNNNNNNNNNNNNNNNNNNNNNNNNNNNNNNNNNNNNNNNNNNNNNNNNNNNNNNNNNNNNNNNNNNNNNNNNNNNNNNNNNNNNNNNNNNNNNNNNNNNNNNNNNNNNNNNNNNNNNNNNNNNNNNNNNNNNNNNNNNNNNNNNNNNNNNNNNNNNNNNNNNNNNTGTCGAACTCTCGACGTTCCTGCCGCTGCTTCAGACCCGACAAGATCGCAGTTCGTCGTGGGATTTCGCCGCGGTTATTCCACAGCCTTATCTCATGTTGATTTGCATATTCAGAGTTGAGCGTTTATGTGGTTTGTATATAAACAAGTCATTCTAACGAAAGATAATTTgattaagcgcaactggacaggttctactaggtgtagtttccgTGATCGGGATGAAAATATCAAGCATCttttctttgattgcccgttggcgagGGTGCTATGGCGCTCGGTGCAAATtgcttttaacattactcctccgaattcggttAGGTCGTTTTTTGGAACGTGGCTTGCCGGTATAGAGGCCGAAATAGCTAGACAAATTCGAGTAGGAGCATGTgcattgttatgggcaatttggaactgcataaatgatttggcttttaacagaacaactactattcattttttgcaggttttgttccgggctactgcgctaatccgtatgtggtccttactcactccgacggaggccagggagcgtttggttactggatctctccggtgggagacggtagcgcgggatatcttcaaccggtttagatggcggtcatgtaataggataggcgattagtttacctatctatcttttgctagccggttgtggcttttgggccttgTTTTCCTTTTACTAGCTCTTTGTGAGCCAGCTTCTTATTTTGATGCAGACTGCAAGACCTTGTtaaactactttatttatttatgaatgtggccgcatgcatcgttttgatgcagaggtcagggagtcccccttttcgaaagaaaaaaagaaaaaagaaaaagcgtCCAGGACCGAGTTGATTCACACTATTGCTGAGTTTTCTGACGGCGGCATCAGCAGTCAAACGATCAAGTTTTGGAAGCCAAACTAAACCAACTCGTGTGCATCTTGGTGAAATTATTCCATGCTTCTGGAGGCGTTGATCGCCAGGGCCTATGCGTCGCTGCAACATAGGCGGTGCGGTGGTGGCGGCAATACAATGACGATAACATTTGTTCCATGCTTCTGCAACAACGAAGGAGCTTCCACAACGACGACGACATTTGTTCCATGCTTCTGCAACGATGATGGGCGGCACCGACCACCGCCTCCGCCACGACATCCAAGGTGGTACGAGCTCGGCAGAGGGGCACTATGAATAATAATGTGTGAGCGCGACAAAGGCGACGTTTGCATAGCCACAAGGGTAACACAGGGGATGTTGCGATGGCGGGGTCCATCAGACAGCCCAAGCGAGCGTTCACCCGAGCACGCAATACAGCTCATGCATGTTGCAAACTGCTCGACGCGGTGATCGGGCAGCTGCCGCGTGTGCCATCCAATGACTGTGAAGGCGGCCGATCCGATCAAAATATCATCCGACCGATGCACAACCGGTCCCAAATTTTTTGGTGGCGGCAGCCCCTTCCCATCTATCGGCCCAACCCTCCCTTCTCTTCCCCAGCCCAGattaaaataaatcaaggcggatCTGGGATCGATCCACACCTGCATCGGAGAGGaagcctcaaaaaaaaaaaaaacctgcATCGGAGAGGAGCGGATCGGAAGAGCTTGATGGCACTCGATCTGGGATCCATGTTCCTAGACctagctgcagctgctgctgcttaCGGCCGCCtcgacgaggacgacgacgcccACGCGAAGCCTGACAAGAGTCCATCACAGGATTCTCCGTCCCTGAATCCCCCTGCTTATGGCTAccccgacggcggcggcgaccagCCACGCTTCGTCTTCGTCGAGCCGTGTGCCTACTTTGCCGACCGCCGCAacgccaccaccgccggctgcagcATGGACGGCCTCCGTCTCCGGGGGGACATCGAGGTCACCTTCTGCACCGTCCAACCACCGCAGGTCTCCTACCTCTGCGTCCACACCACCGCCACCGACCACACTGTGTTCGCCGTCCGGCCTAATATAGTTGCCACAGAGACTGACGGCGGCCTCGTCCTCCTATGCGTCGCCGTCGGCGACCGCCCATCCGATGCCATGTTTCGCCACAAACGAcactacttcgtctacgacgccAGCGTCCCCGAGCTCAAGCACATCAAGCAGCCCGGCGACGACCACCCAGTCAACGAGCGGTCGTTCGCCATTGTGCGCAAACCTGACCGCAGCTACGTCCTCGCCGCACAAGCCGGTGTGTTCTTCGGATACCGCAACCCTTCTGCTCACCTCTGCCTGTATAACTCCGGTACCAACTCCTGGAGCAAACTGCGGGTGAATGTCGATTCAGTCCCCTACGACGAGTTCATCACATACAATGCATTCACCGTCGGAGGAGATAAAGGCACAGTGGCCTGGGTAGATCTCTCACATATGATCATCTTCTGCAACGTGCTGGACAAACGCCCCAAGCTTCGTTTCCTAAGACTACCGATCCAGCCGACGAATGCAGGTGGATTGCCGGCTGTTCGGGACGTCTCGGTCCTTGATGGCTTCATCAAGATGGTCGAGCTGCAGCACCGTGCCAATGGTTGGAAGGCCACAATATGGAGCATCAAGACTGGTATCTTCTCCAAAATGGCTTGGCGCGTCGATTACCAGTTCGATTCGTCTGATATACCCGAACCGTCGCTGCCTAAGCTGAAGCTCCCTGAAGGTGTCACGGCTCAGCCTACCTTGTCGACTCTCCATATTGGCCTGCCCAAGCTGAGCCTGCCAGATGATGGAATTCTTTATTTACTAGCCAAGATTGACTACCGTGACAGGCAGCACACAGCGTGGGTGCTTGCTGTTGACATGAAGAACAAGACTGTCCAGAGAGTGGCCGGGTTTAGCCCTAAGAGGGCTATTGGTTTATGCAGGGGCTACGATTCAAGTACAATCTCCAAATATCTCAAAGTTGCTTCAGGTAACTTTTTCCACCGCTGCCTTACCATCTGCCACTTCCTGTGCATGCTAAATTATATTACCAGATTAATTAAAACAAGTTCTTCatggtggagagagggaggggGGGCTGTATCATCATATCAATCACACACAGACATTTTAGGGTCTAGGGTGGATACTCTGAGTTCAACCGAAATAAGATATGCTAGTTAGGtcaatggtactccctccgttcgaaaaagcttgtcccttaaATGAATGTATCTACCACCAAGtcagtgctagatacattcatttgaaagACAAGCTTTTTCGAGCGGAGGGAGTACGTACCATTCATCTGAAGACATTTCTAGGATCGGTGACGTCTAGCGCTGCTGATTTGGGAATACCATGCTGAGGTGTTGAAGACATTATAGTATATAGATACACACCGGCAACATACAAATCTAGCATGTGGTGGAAGCAGATATACGGCCAATACTCAAGTAAAATGCTAGCATTTGGGAACCACTGAAATTCTCCCCAGAGCAATTACCTTTTCCTGTGACACATTTCCACTTGGGTGTTGCTGGATTCTACTACTATAAACTATTTACTTGTAGATCAGCTCTACATCTTCTAACAAGTCTGAACTATTTCAGCTTTCCGTTTCACAAGGAAGCCCAAATTAAGTGGTGGTTATATATTAGGGCTGCGCTATGTAGTCGTTTATGGATCAGCTTCTTGTTTCTTCCCAACAATTACTGAAGACTTGTGCTAAATTTGATGCGCCAGGTACAAAAGAAAATTAATATCGAAAGGACCAGAGATGCCATTACTACGATGCAAGTAGGATCTCCAGAAATCTCCAAACAAGCTAGCTAGCCAGGGAATCCATATGATTGCCGGGACAAGAAGGCGCAGCTGCAGTGTGCATGATATATGGTGTTGGGCGGGCCGATGATTAATCCGGGTGTGGTATGAGATGAGCAAGGCTAGTGATTCCCTGGCATATCAAGTTAGAACTAATATATAATCTTTTAGATAAAAGACCTtacattagtttacagaggaaCACTTCTTAGAAATGCAGTACAATATGCGTTGCCCTTTTGATTGCTGCAGGGTGTCTGTTGTCATGTCTTGTGCACAGATATGCAGGACAACTTGCTGCACGTACGTTTGATGTTTATTAGGTGGTGGCGTGGACTTTATTTCTCGACGATTTGATGTTTACTAGGATTTTCATATAGGCTTGCTTGCTGAATTAATTAACCAAGTGATGTTGGGATCATAGCGCGCGGACGTGCAACATGAAGTAAGTCTCACGGTGCGATCAACGCCTCCAGAATCACGGTGCGATCTATCGTCATCTGGGGAAGCTACGAGGAAGCTATCGTCATCTGGGGTGACACGCTCTTGGTTAGCCTTAGGCATGCATGATACACCTTCCTGAGACCAGCAAAACTTAGGCGTGTGTCTTTCTTGCTACATTCAGCAGCCTAGCATGAAAGAGGGATGTGTTGATTATAGATCTCTCGATGAAACCTAGAGTTGGTAATTTGCATACCGATCGATATTTTTGGCGTTCCTGCCGCAGTGTTGGTTCAGAGTTGAACAAACTGCCGCACCTCGAAGTTCCCAAATGCgccgcggccgaagaagggcaagacatccgcgaagaagaagaaggcggcggacggctccggcacctcGAAGGCGCTGAGGAAGAAGCTTGCAGGGTGTGTGACGagcgcggcggctaccgaagcgccgcCGAGCTCACTTGTTGAGCCGGGGCCGACGCGCACCATGTGTTCGACGATATGCCCCAAAGGTAAAAGAAATCCTGAACTTTTTTTTCCTTCTttattttttgaatgcatacatatagatagcttattgcCTTATTCTATATATATACTTTGTAGTGTgaacgatgatgcatacatgtcaactatgggtgttggctcgaACAATttgcattggtctcaaaccaacgacatgcattttgaagaccatgagttcgaggtggacgaggatggtgagggcattgtcgacgcaccGAAAGGAAGAGCGGACAATTACTCCAACGCCGAAGACATCTTAatatgcaatacttggttgcaagtgtcgagggatccattcgttgaaggtgatcaaagtagagatgcttattggctccggatgaaagaacactttgatcttcgcaacgtgagtggaattgaccgctcggCACGTTCACTTCGCTCCCGATGGTCGACCATCAATAGGGATTGTCAACAATGGTCGGCCGCACAAAAAGCGGTTGagaagttgaacccaagtggcaccaACGATGATGATAGGGTAAGTGTGGTTTCATCATTCCTCATGTTCACATCATGCTTGTTGTTGGTGTTTCTTGTGCTAAACTTGTTTTGTTTTCATATAGTTGaatattgcacaaaacttgttcaaaggagaggagaagaggaccaagaaggggaagatcaagaaaggaaggccattttccttgcctcattgctatgaagtattgaaggatgatgagaaatggaaaaAGCGTGAGGATATTGATGATTTGGATTTGAGCAAAAAACGCAAGCGAACAATTAATttggaagatgatgatgaggatgatgcatcaagtgaagatggcaagagaagccccaccccaaactcggtttcatactcgaagccaaaacgaccggatggcACGAAAAAGgacaaagaaaagaagaagaggaaaggagattaTGAGATCAAAAATGCTATGAAAGCAATTGTCAACGCAAGAAGAGAAGCCAgcgaggtgaggaaaatggcaaggaaccaagatgccgcggccaaggagaggagggtggccgcCGAGGAGAGGAAAGTGGCATTGGAGGAGAGGAAGATGGCCATGGAGGAGCGAGCTAAGTTGTTGGAATGAAAATCGCATGAAGATGCCGTTCAAGATCTTGGCAACACCTTCCAAGCTTCACGTGATGATGATACGTTGCGCaacaatgaagaggaggaggaagaatcgtcttcggaggaagaggatgaagacgaagacgaggacAAGGCTTGATTCTTGTGTCTTTCGTTTGTGTCATAAACTTGGTTTGTATGTTGAAATTAGTTTAATTatgttgtgggcatgaacttttgggCACGAACTTGGTTGGAATGATCTTTGTGATTCCATATATGCAATGTGTTTTGTGTTGAAGTATAAAATTCGTGCCCAAAATGAACAAATGTGTGCGCCTGTGCGCGCCGCATTTTAGCGCTTCTGCTGGAGCAAGCGTTGCGTGACGCGCCAAACCCGGCGTTGCGCGCGCCGCAAACCAGATTTTAGCGCGCCGCGCgttgggcgcctgttggagatgctctaagcttgATATTGAAACTCATTTAGCCAATGTATTGCCAGTTGCCACATTCTTTTTTTTTTCACAAAGTTAGCTTCCACATCCTTGCTATATTTAAGGAGTACTTTGGTTTATTTGTTCTCTGGAAACTGCACCCCCGTCTTCTTTGGCTCATTTGTTCAACTTATGAGGGAAATGAGGAGGTCCTTCTGCTATTGTTCAGGCTTGAATCCAAGAAAGTTGAACTGCATGCACCATGCTCTTAGTTAGGCATGTGACCAGCAAACTTATATAGGCGTGTGTCAGCAGCCTGGCATGAAAGAGGTGGTAATTAGGCGTGTGTCAGCAGCAACCTTAGTTAGGCATGTTAATAATAGATCTCTCGATGAAACCCAAAGGTCGTAATTTGCATACCGAAACAGTCAATCGTTGTAGGTTACGTGCTCTCAAGTCTTGAATTGTActtccttcgtcccataatataagaacatttttgacactacactagtgtcaaaaacgttcttatattatgggacggaggtagtactaatcAAGAATTGGCATTCTTAACGGTATCTTCATATTCATCTGCAACAACTAAATACAAAGAAAAGACACGAATATGCAGATTGGATAAAAATGAAGTTGTGCATGTTAGAATAATGTTTAGGTTAGACCTAGACCCAGGTCAAAATAGAAGTGTTAGTTAAAGTGGTGTGGGACTTGAGCCACTTGCTATGTTCAGACTTATAAACGGTGTTTCGGTGGTGCAGCTCGTCAGCTCCCGTGGAATAAAAACTCACCCgcgaaaaaaggagaaaagaaaaagaCTTGAGATACAGTTTGGGAACTAGCTGCTACTGTTCGAAGCTGGTATGCCTGATCGCATAAAATTTGAACAAATCTTGCATGAAATTCCATCCCTTAAACTACTGTACCGTAGTAGTGTAGTTAATAGCAGCCGTTGGAGATGGATTCTGTTTCAGAAACAGTCCAGGAAACAAGCTAGCAGTAAAACCCCAAACACCATAGGCCCATCCAAATGAGGAGAGCAAGAGCTCCCCCCATGAAGCTGCACGAAAAGGCGAGCTCCTAGATCAGGCCGTCTCCGTCCCATCATTTTCAGTGCGCGCACAGGCTCACCCACCCACTCGCTCACTGCCAGTTCCTCACTCCCAATCCCACTGTGGCCACCGCGAGCCATGATTTTCCCTGCAGGTGCTCCCAGCATATGAGTACAAGGAAATGAATTTGTACTACGTGCTTGTAGTTTTCTGCCTGAAGTTCTGAATTCTGAAACCTGTCTCCCACATGGCGGGAAAAGGTATGCACGTGGAGTTCACGTGCATGGCCCTACTAATCCATCAGCGTGCGTGCAGTGCAATGCTCAGCTCAGCTCAGTGTCAACAAGGGTAGATCTCATCTGATCAAAAGTGGTAAAGCacacaacaaaaggctattgaactTCAAGGTCCATCAACTCAGTGTATCTTATATGTTAGTGATTTACAGAGGCTGTCGTCAACAGATTACACCGAGAACAAGCGTCATTGAAGCCTGACGAAATTTGCCGACATGAGGGTGAGCTGAACAAAGCCTTTATCTACTACTCGTAATGTTTAGGTGGGTGGTGAGCCTGCAAGATCAAGATCAACCCCATGGCAGGCAGCATCTGATGAGGAGGAATCAATCGCTCTGCTGATTGAGATTCTGCTGCCTAATTTGGCCTCTTTGCTGCATGTTTGCCGAGTAGCAATCTGATGTGGTAGCACTGCAGCATCTCTAAGCAAAATTGATGTATTCCCGAACACGACAGTGATTTTACTGGTAAAAAAATAGCACAACTTCTGCAAGCCTTCCCGGCGGTGCGCTCCGCTTTCCCGATGCGATACCTTGGCTTCCGCTATCGGTCAAGCGTCTCAAAAATATTCAATTTCAACCTCTNNNNNNNNNNNNNNNNNNNNNNNNNNNNNNNNNNNNNNNNNNNNNNNNNNNNNNNNNNNNNNNNNNNNNNNNNNNNNNNNNNNNNNNNNNNNNNNNNNNNNNNNNNNNNNNNNNNNNNNNNNNNNNNNNNNNNNNNNNNNNNNNNNNNNNNNNNNNNNNNNNNNNNNNNNNNNNNNNNNNNNNNNNNNNNNNNNNNNNNNNNNNNNNNNNNNNNNNNNNNNNNNNNNNNNNNNNNNNNNNNNNNNNNNNNNNNNNNNNNNNNNNNNNNNNNNNNNNNNNNNNNNNNNNNNNNNNNNNNNNNNNNNNNNNNNNNNNNNNNNNNNNNNAAAGCGGTACTCACGGCCATCACGATTTATCACCCCACGCCTCTCGACATCCCCGTGGAGTAGCTTTTGAAGAGATAAACCTGACTTGTAGTAGCTTCTGTGCgacacgttccctcacaaaatgatagtcaatctcaatgtgtttagtccgtGCATGGAACACCGGGTTTGATGACAGAAACGTAGCATCGATGTTGTCACACCACAGGACCGACGAATGTGGTTAAGCAACTCCTAGCTCTCGAAGTAGGGACTCAATCCATATAAGTTCAGCAGTTGCATTGGCAACTGACTTGTACTAAGCCTCTGTGCTGCTACGGGAAACAGTGGCTTGCTTGCGTGCACTCCAGGCGATCAGATTAGGCCCCAAGAACACAGCATGTCCCCCCgtagatcgcctgtcatctggacacagcccaatcagcatctgagaatgcagaaaGAACTTCAGAGGAACTGGGGCGCAGATGAAGACCAAAGGAGACAATGAGACGCACGTAGCGCAATATGCGCTTCACAGCAGACCAGTGCACGTtagtaggtgcatgaagatactggcATGCCCTGTTAACCGCAAAGGAGAGATCAGGACGTGTGATCGTCAGATACTGcaagccaccaacaatactcccGTACTCGGTAGCATCCTCAGGAGATAGAAGAGTACCATCAGCAGCTGAAAGTTTGCCAGTGGAGGATATGGGCGTAGGCGATGTCTTGCACTTGAGCATACCATCACGGCGCAGAAGAtcaagagagtacttcttctgggtGAGAGCTAAATTGCCACGAGACTGATGAGCGACTTCAATACCCTGGAAGAAATGAAGTTGTCCCAAATCTTTAACTGCAAAATCACGACCAAGCACAgtcacaagagcatcagcagccgtTGGAGAGGAGCTAACGaggacaatatcatccacgtacacAAGGAGGTACATGGTCACACTCGGTCGCTGAAACAAGAACAATGAAGTATCAGCTGTTGAAGGAATGAATCCATGAGTGCGTAAAGCTGAAGCCAGGCGAGCATGCAAAGCACAAGGCGCCTGTTTCAGTCCACAGAGAGCATTCGTCAGACGGAAGAAGTGATAAGGCTGAGTGTGATCAACAAATCCAGGCTGCCTCATGTAAACCTCCTCTTTGAGCAGTCCATGTAGAAAAGCGTTCTGCATGTCAAGCTGACGGAGAGACCATCCACGAGAAACTGCCAGAGACAGAAGAAGTCCAATAGTGGTGGGCTTGACAACGGGACTGAATGTATCCTCGTAGTCCAGTCCCTGACGCTGTTTAAAGCTCTTAGCCACGAGACACGCTTTGTAGCTCTCAATGGAACCATAtgcatgtttcttcaccttgaaaACCCACTTCGAATCAATGATGTTGACACGAGACAGAGGTGGAACAAGTGTCCAGGTCTGATTCTGCATAACAGCATGATATTCCTGTTCCATAGCTGCCCTCCAGTGTGGGATACTCATAGCGGCTTGATAACTGCGTGGTTCGGTGGTTGGATCATCCACAGCATGAGCCAAACAAGAAGCAAGGTATGTGACCATGCCATcggtacgtgatacgtctccaacgtatctacttttccaaacacttttgcccttgttttgtatcta is a genomic window containing:
- the LOC123094199 gene encoding uncharacterized protein; protein product: MALDLGSMFLDLAAAAAAYGRLDEDDDAHAKPDKSPSQDSPSLNPPAYGYPDGGGDQPRFVFVEPCAYFADRRNATTAGCSMDGLRLRGDIEVTFCTVQPPQVSYLCVHTTATDHTVFAVRPNIVATETDGGLVLLCVAVGDRPSDAMFRHKRHYFVYDASVPELKHIKQPGDDHPVNERSFAIVRKPDRSYVLAAQAGVFFGYRNPSAHLCLYNSGTNSWSKLRVNVDSVPYDEFITYNAFTVGGDKGTVAWVDLSHMIIFCNVLDKRPKLRFLRLPIQPTNAGGLPAVRDVSVLDGFIKMVELQHRANGWKATIWSIKTGIFSKMAWRVDYQFDSSDIPEPSLPKLKLPEGVTAQPTLSTLHIGLPKLSLPDDGILYLLAKIDYRDRQHTAWVLAVDMKNKTVQRVAGFSPKRAIGLCRGYDSSTISKYLKVASGTKEN